A single genomic interval of Rhododendron vialii isolate Sample 1 chromosome 3a, ASM3025357v1 harbors:
- the LOC131318802 gene encoding uncharacterized protein LOC131318802 encodes MFRLQRHNRGTKSGERIDFKFSNFQAIQVPKGWDKLCVTAISVETGKQIAKSSKAPARNGNCQWVETWSESIWFSRDDSAKAPEECLFKFVVAMGSTRSGILGEATVNMADYMSSKASVPILLPLKKCNYGSILQVKIQCLTPRTKLRDEESKHSNFHTEEQDADHQDMESKSNGSNVGSPSSKDLSSASHPEELPSRETSFSATASHHSLNGEDNNSVGRQDSISSADSCPHINYPAEDPSRSNHSSFASRVTHKSVNDSQNQLRESPLNSARMNNASSPILSASSSKKILQAAEETIEELRVEAKMWERDARKLMLDLNVLRMEFSDQSRKQADLAMELAAAYTECDGLKKEVENMKIMLEESMLKEKSGEDLSFQSEGAIRIQKEMENEIKFQRECNDNLSMQLERSQESTIELLSILQELEETIEKQKVEIKNLSAQELKFDDMESEENRSLLLQLEQLQDSEKKLQGKSNEAKRDSGWKNQTVPEIEMEYKCKLSSKEQEIAILEAKLSEALVSRQTDEMDTTCGSKEDLMREIDALKEKLQELEMDCNELTNENLELLFKLKDHKSNCTSFDNSIAISESEMSDRRSHIQDLQEKLKKTVIEKDWLAFLESSKIPDIVEQLRMAFYHVKKSWYNIPSPVSNDIESDLYDLVNFKNTDTNDPEGFADCILDSIAGLNNLLEERIVRCEEVLRNGELEMKERNVCVVESQKMVEDYILKEENLSLSIQELESSNIGLESSLEHLEKELEEKTMAFEKLEANLLSKEEEIGFLRGARVEFKSQISDLKREKIELEESMETLLRESEVTSKCLDDLRNDLMVLSSCMDSHVSENKILEAKCSELEMQKQELEHQLSNLENENMQLSQSMSELEAQLRYVTDERDSCLLEIENSKSAALSLQDEIGRFRTEMEAEKLDLREKLKDPQNQCSEAQKECENLKIQNQKFQVSAEGLLEECDELQKENGELRKQNLDLYENLTDLETKLRESQEKCSKYSKMVETLEANLSEMLEDFVLKEKSRTLEIDALLQENGNLKEKLATVESLSNRTNLEKTAEIENLHIEKDQSSATCNDKERIASEAVHEVSSLLATKAKLEYDIEELKSKVKLTENELDIVRRESEVKVQGLISELSSSKKDHELLVAACEKMLISLGIRRSSEEKLPTTINDIELKLTVSEHERQLLIEETANLKVQLWKVALLQDEILGLKSEKEKMEASMRSVSRDCEELKAEKIKLIQKMSSLETAIAEFEESNFRKVALEEKISRVESDMLAREKDVSRANKQFELEIHQLEEEKGECLKKSQALEENLKSMEEQIKVQSQSRSKQGDTKYDDQDESPRATRVDHIAKVQLLENELAQAMEANNKYKIQLHRLLSEGRSNHADSLRKSTPEGEVVAKEIFENTKSSLERELKDLEDRYFQMSLKYAEVENQKDDLVMKLREAKNGKKLFS; translated from the exons atgTTTCGGTTACAGAGGCATAACAGAGGAACCAAATCAGGAGAGAGAATCGATTTCAAGTTCTCGAACTTCCAAGCCATTCAG GTACCAAAAGGATGGGACAAGCTTTGTGTGACTGCCATCTCTGTAGAAACTGGAAAACAGATTGCAAAATCAAGCAAAGCACCGGCAAGAAACGGAAATTGCCAATGGGTTGAGACTTGGTCGGAATCTATTTGGTTTTCGCGAGATGATTCTGCTAAAGCTCCTGAAGAGTGTCTCTTCAAGTTTGTCGTGGCCATG GGATCAACAAGATCTGGCATCCTTGGAGAGGCCACTGTCAATATGGCCGATTATATGAGTTCAAAAGCTTCTGTTCCAATTCTTTTGCCCTTAAAGAAGTGCAATTATGGGTCGATTTTACAA GTTAAAATCCAGTGCCTAACGCCACGAACTAAGCTCAG GGATGAAGAATCGAAGCACTCCAATTTTCACACGGAAGAACAGGATGCAGATCATCAAGACATGGAGAGTAAGTCAAATGGGTCTAACGTTGGATCCCCCTCAAGTAAAGATTTGAGCTCCGCTTCACATCCTGAAGAACTTCCAAGCAGG GAAACAAGCTTCTCCGCAACTGCTTCACATCACAGCCTAAATGGAGAGGATAACAATTCAGTCGGTAGACAAGACTCCATCAGTTCTGCCGATAGTTGTCCTCACATTAATTATCCTGCCGAAGACCCTTCTCGGTCAAACCACTCATCATTTGCCTCAAGGGTTACACATAAGTCGGTGAATGATTCTCAGAACCAATTGCGAGAGTCTCCACTCAATTCTGCACGCATGAACAATGCATCTTCACCTATTCTGAGTGCcagttcttcaaaaaaaattctacaagCGGCAGAAGAGACAATTGAGGAGCTCCGTGTGGAAGCCAAAATGTGGGAGAGAGATGCTCGGAAGCTAATGCTCGATTTAAATGTATTGAGAATGGAATTCTCAGATCAGTCAAGAAAGCAGGCGGATTTAGCTATGGAGCTGGCAGCAGCTTATACGGAATGCGATGGCTTGAAGAAAGAAGTTGAGAATATGAAGATAATGTTGGAGGAATCAATGTTGAAAGAAAAATCCGGTGAGGATTTGAGTTTTCAATCCGAAGGTGCAATACGCATTCAgaaggaaatggaaaatgagatCAAATTTCAGCGCGAATGTAATGACAATTTGTCTATGCAGTTGGAGAGGAGTCAAGAATCAACTATTGAGCTTCTTAGTATTCTTCAAGAACTGGAAGAGACCATAGAAAAGCAGAAAGTTGAGATCAAGAATCTTTCGGCACAAGAATTGAAATTCGATGATATGGAATCAGAGGAAAATAGGAGTTTATTACTCCAGCTGGAACAGCTTCAGGATTCGGAGAAGAAGTTGCAAGGCAAAAGCAATGAGGCGAAGAGGGATTCTGGTTGGAAGAACCAGACTGTTcccgaaattgagatggaatatAAATGTAAATTGTCttcaaaagaacaagaaattgCCATTTTGGAAGCAAAACTATCGGAAGCTCTCGTGAGTAGACAAACGGATGAAATGGATACAACCTGTGGAAGTAAGGAGGATTTGATGAGAGAAATTGATGCCTTGAAAGAGAAATTGCAGGAGCTAGAGATGGATTGCAATGAGTTGACCAACGAAAATTTGGAGCTTTTATTCAAGCTTAAGGATCACAAGAGCAATTGCACATCATTTGATAATTCGATTGCCATTTCAGAGTCTGAGATGAGTGATCGTAGATCTCATATTCAGGATTTGCAAGAGAAGCTGAAGAAGACAGTAATTGAGAAGGATTGGCTTGCTTTTCTTGAATCATCTAAAATCCCTGATATAGTTGAACAGCTTCGGATGGCATTTTATCATGTCAAAAAGTCATGGTATAATATTCCTTCTCCTGTAAGTAACGACATTGAATCTGATCTGTATGATTTGGTGAATTTTAAGAACACAGATACGAATGATCCGGAAGGGTTTGCTGATTGTATCTTGGATTCTATTGCTGGGCTGAACAACTTATTGGAAGAAAGGATTGTTCGGTGTGAAGAAGTTCTTAGAAATGGTGAACTTGAGATGAAAGAGAGGAATGTTTGTGTTGTAGAATCTCAAAAGATGGTTGAAGATTACATTTTGAAGGAagaaaacctttctctttcgattCAAGAACTTGAGAGTTCAAACATAGGTCTGGAATCTAGTCTTGAGCATCTAGAAAaagaattggaagaaaaaacaaTGGCATTTGAGAAGCTTGAGGCAAATTTGTTGTCAAAGGAAGAGGAGATTGGATTTCTCCGGGGGGCCAGGGTGGAATTCAAGTCTCAGATTTCTGATCTTAAAAGGGAAAAGATTGAGCTGGAGGAAAGCATGGAAACTTTGCTGAGGGAAAGCGAAGTCACCTCTAAATGCTTGGATGATCTACGAAATGATTTAATGGTGCTAAGCAGCTGTATGGATTCCCATGTTTCAGAAAACAAGATCCTTGAAGCGAAATGTTCGGAGCTGGAAATGCAGAAACAGGAATTGGAGCACCAGTTGTCAAATCTGGAAAATGAAAACATGCAGTTATCGCAAAGCATGTCTGAGTTGGAGGCTCAACTTAGGTATGTTACAGATGAGAGGGACTCCTGTCTATTGGAAATAGAGAACTCCAAATCCGCTGCTTTGAGTCTCCAAGATGAGATCGGAAGATTTAGAACTGAGATGGAGGCAGAAAAACTGGATCTcagagaaaaattaaaagatccTCAAAATCAGTGTTCAGAAGCCcaaaaggagtgtgaaaatcttaAAATACAGAATCAGAAATTTCAAGTATCTGCAGAGGGTCTCCTTGAAGAATGCGATGAACTTCAGAAGGAAAATGGCGAACTGAGGAAGCAGAATTTGGACTTGTATGAGAATCTCACAGACTTGGAGACCAAATTGAGAGAATCACAAGAAAAATGCTCCAAGTACTCTAAAATGGTTGAAACCTTAGAAGCAAACCTATCTGAAATGCTGGAAGATTTtgtcttgaaagagaaaagcAGGACTTTGGAAATAGACGCTCTACTTCAAGAAAATGGAAACCTGAAGGAGAAACTTGCTACAGTAGAAAGCTTGTCAAATCGGACGAACTTGGAGAAGACAGCTGAAATTGAGAACCTTCATATAGAGAAAGATCAAAGTTCTGCGACTTGCAATGATAAAGAGAGAATAGCTTCTGAAGCTGTGCATGAAGTATCTAGTTTACTAGCAACTAAAGCTAAGTTGGAATATGATATTGAAGAGCTCAAATCTAAAGTTAAATTGACTGAGAATGAGCTTGATATTGTCAGAAGAGAGTCTGAAGTGAAGGTACAGGGTTTGATTTCTGAGCTTTCTAGTTCCAAAAAAGACCATGAGTTATTAGTGGCTGCTTGTGAAAAAATGTTGATATCATTGGGAATTAGAAGGTCAAGTGAAGAGAAACTGCCGACAACTATAAATGATATTGAACTAAAGCTTACTGTTTCAGAACACGAACGCCAACTACTCATTGAAGAAACTGCCAATTTGAAGGTTCAGTTGTGGAAGGTAGCACTCCTTCAGGATGAAATTTTGGGTTTAAAgagtgaaaaggaaaaaatggaaGCTTCCATGCGGTCAGTGTCCAGAGATTGTGAAGAATTGAAGGCTGAGAAGATCAAGTTGATTCAGAAAATGTCTAGCTTGGAAACTGCAATTGCTGAATTTGAAGAGAGCAATTTTCGGAAAGTTGctttggaagaaaaaatttcaagggTGGAAAGTGACATGTTAGCAAGAGAGAAAGATGTCTCGAGAGCAAACAAGCAATTTGAGTTGGAAATACACCAACTTGAGGAGGAGAAGGGTGAATGCCTGAAGAAATCTCAAGCACTTGAGGAGAATCTTAAGTCAATGGAGGAGCAGATAAAGGTCCAAAGTCAATCCAGGAGTAAACAG GGTGATACCAAGTATGATGATCAAGATGAGAGTCCCCGTGCTACTCGAGTGGACCATATAGCCAAAGTGCAGTTGCTTGAGAATGAGCTTGCTCAGGCGATGGAAGCGaataacaaatacaaaatccaGCTTCATAG